CATCGCGTGGTCTCCGATGCGCTCGATCGACTTGGCGATGAAGAGCATCTCAAGGCTGTTCGAGATCGTGCGCGGGTCTTCCATCATGTAGGTGATGAGCTGGCGCATGATGCCCTTGAAGCCGCTGTCGACCTCGGCGTCCTTGCGTCGCATCTCCTCGATGTTGTCGGCGTTGACGCGCGCGAAGGCGTCCAGCGCGGCACGCAGCATCTCGATCGCGGTCTCGGTTGCCTGCGAGAGACCGACGCGCGGCATGAACTTGACCTCCGCCTGGTGCAGGCGGCGGGCGGCCTTGGCGATCTTCTTCGCTTCATCCCCGATGCGTTCGAGGTCCGAAGCGGCCTTGATGGTGGCCAGCACCAGCCGCAGGTCGCCAGCGGCCGGCTGGCGACGGGCGATGATGTGGCTGCAGGCGTCGTCGAGCTCGACCTGCGCCACGTTGACCTGTTTGTCGCCCTGGACGACCTGATCGAGCAGCGCGATCTCCCCGCTGCGCAGCCCTTCGAGCGCCTGGGTCACCTGGGCTTCGACCAGGCCGCCCATCTGCAGCAGGTTGCGGCGGATTTCTTCCAGTTCGACGTCGAACTTCTTGAGCGTGTGTTCGGTCATTTTTGCGAGGGTCGGTTCGAGGAAGCGTGCAGGCTAGCAGGCGATTGTTAAGATTTTGTTGCGTGCAACGCAGCTGAAACCGCCTCCTGCCGGGGCGCGAGACGCTCGACCCCGTTGGCGCCGGCGAGCAGCAGCACGTCGGCGCCGCGCCTGGCGAACAGCCCGTTGGTGACCACGCCGACGATCTGGTTGATCCGTGT
This region of Thauera sp. JM12B12 genomic DNA includes:
- the phoU gene encoding phosphate signaling complex protein PhoU, with the protein product MTEHTLKKFDVELEEIRRNLLQMGGLVEAQVTQALEGLRSGEIALLDQVVQGDKQVNVAQVELDDACSHIIARRQPAAGDLRLVLATIKAASDLERIGDEAKKIAKAARRLHQAEVKFMPRVGLSQATETAIEMLRAALDAFARVNADNIEEMRRKDAEVDSGFKGIMRQLITYMMEDPRTISNSLEMLFIAKSIERIGDHAMNIAEQVVYVARGEDVRFEKSQAALAEKR